In Agrobacterium vitis, one genomic interval encodes:
- a CDS encoding phospholipase D-like domain-containing protein: MQGFKKASSHHRIGSDQVIRVGYNAWKTGIASKAGFLIDGAQYFRALADSLSRAQEQIFIIGWDFNPDIQLIPEDQASPTLGEFLISLVENNSRLSIHILVWAMGPIYSGKSLRMLGKTELKSHPRIDLRLDTRHAVRGSHHQKMVVIDDALAFIGGIDLTAKRWDTPEHRADQPLRCTPKGERYEPVHDVQMTVDGEAAEVAAEIARRRWWQATGDDLVRPRCYSHSFPPAARYVFSNCDIAFARTEPAIRRSTSVRETLQLTLDCLSRAEKLIYIESQYFASKDVADLLASRLSEPDGPEVVLISTLNSHGFLERKVLGENRDRMIRKLRQADRFGRFRAFYPVVPDESGNTKCEEVLVHAKLIIIDDVFIRVGSSNLNQRSVGLDTELDVAIEMHSDKERQILADMRNGLLGEHLGLPSTDLAKAHQEAGSLVRALDRVNVGLRGLRTFPVGDENGKTGLHFATGLVDPKAPWWPLQLVSIPFSILKKIRRMAMAKSGLSQADGQQQRISANNS, from the coding sequence ATGCAGGGTTTCAAGAAGGCCAGCAGCCATCACCGCATTGGATCGGATCAGGTGATCAGGGTAGGCTATAATGCCTGGAAGACGGGTATTGCCTCTAAGGCGGGATTTTTGATTGATGGTGCGCAATATTTTCGCGCACTTGCGGATTCTCTATCTCGCGCTCAAGAGCAGATATTCATCATCGGTTGGGACTTTAACCCTGACATCCAGCTTATACCGGAAGATCAAGCTTCACCCACATTAGGTGAGTTCCTTATTTCGCTTGTCGAAAACAATAGCCGGCTCTCCATTCACATTCTTGTCTGGGCGATGGGTCCAATCTATTCTGGAAAATCCCTGCGCATGCTTGGGAAAACCGAACTGAAGTCGCATCCCAGGATCGACTTGCGGCTTGATACGCGGCATGCCGTTCGAGGTTCTCATCATCAGAAAATGGTGGTTATCGACGATGCGCTGGCGTTTATTGGCGGCATCGATCTGACTGCCAAGCGCTGGGATACGCCTGAACACCGCGCCGATCAACCTTTACGCTGCACGCCGAAAGGCGAACGGTATGAGCCGGTTCACGATGTGCAAATGACAGTTGATGGTGAAGCGGCCGAAGTAGCGGCTGAAATCGCCAGGCGCCGGTGGTGGCAGGCGACAGGTGACGATCTTGTGCGTCCACGCTGCTATTCTCATTCTTTTCCGCCGGCTGCACGCTATGTATTTAGCAATTGTGACATCGCTTTTGCGCGGACCGAACCGGCAATTCGCAGAAGCACATCCGTTCGTGAGACGTTACAACTGACCCTTGACTGCCTGTCGCGAGCAGAGAAGCTTATCTATATAGAAAGCCAATATTTTGCATCGAAAGATGTAGCCGATCTTTTGGCTTCTCGATTGAGTGAGCCGGATGGTCCTGAGGTCGTATTGATTTCGACCCTGAATTCGCATGGATTTCTCGAGAGAAAAGTACTGGGGGAAAATCGAGACCGAATGATCCGCAAGCTTAGACAAGCTGATAGATTTGGTCGGTTTCGTGCTTTCTATCCAGTTGTCCCAGATGAGAGCGGCAATACTAAGTGCGAGGAAGTCCTGGTCCATGCCAAGTTGATCATCATCGATGATGTTTTCATTCGCGTCGGATCGTCGAACCTGAACCAGAGATCGGTGGGCCTTGATACGGAACTTGACGTCGCTATCGAAATGCATAGCGACAAAGAACGACAGATCCTGGCCGACATGCGAAATGGTCTCCTTGGTGAGCATCTTGGTCTGCCGAGCACTGATTTGGCAAAAGCCCATCAAGAAGCTGGATCATTGGTGCGCGCCTTGGATCGAGTGAACGTTGGATTGCGTGGGCTGCGGACTTTTCCTGTCGGTGACGAGAACGGCAAAACAGGTTTGCATTTTGCTACGGGCCTTGTGGACCCAAAAGCACCTTGGTGGCCGTTGCAGTTGGTTTCTATTCCATTCTCGATTCTCAAGAAAATCCGACGCATGGCGATGGCGAAGTCAGGACTGAGCCAGGCCGATGGACAACAGCAGCGGATATCTGCCAACAACAGTTAA
- the repC gene encoding plasmid replication protein RepC, with protein MSGRVLARQARIGERQAALRQSEGANSSGRADKWQLLRALTEARVVYGLGDRTICLLEALVSFTTERELDGREPVIVFPSNRELAFRARGMAPATIRRHLACLVDAGMIFRRDSANGKRYCRRDETGEVEDAFGFDLAPFVLKAEEIYSAAESARAEAKQFRALRGEVTVLSRDISKIITLALEEGRAGDWESYLLCYQSFCKTRTRMKFSSDMQILAEELRALLSKVENDYLSSLSEEEMSGNDRQNERHQQNSKSELQFDKSGYEHKTAEQVSPPLDQRRLAVSLKRLKTLCPQINDYAKDGISEWSDLIRAADTVRTMLGISPDAWLKAKQAMGEQAAAITVSVMLERAEAIRSAGGYLRTLTDKAEQGQFSVYPMLQALEKNLPRSQS; from the coding sequence ATGTCTGGTCGCGTCCTAGCGCGACAAGCACGCATTGGCGAACGCCAAGCTGCTCTGCGGCAAAGCGAAGGCGCAAATTCTTCTGGTCGCGCTGACAAATGGCAATTGCTTCGCGCCTTAACCGAAGCGCGTGTTGTTTATGGTCTGGGTGACCGGACAATTTGCTTGCTTGAAGCGCTTGTCAGCTTCACCACCGAGCGCGAACTGGATGGCCGGGAACCGGTTATTGTCTTTCCATCCAACCGGGAATTGGCTTTTAGAGCAAGAGGAATGGCGCCAGCGACCATACGCAGGCACCTGGCATGCCTTGTCGATGCAGGCATGATCTTTCGGCGTGATAGCGCCAATGGCAAGCGCTATTGCCGGAGAGATGAAACTGGTGAAGTCGAGGATGCATTTGGCTTCGATCTAGCGCCGTTTGTGCTGAAAGCAGAAGAAATTTACAGCGCGGCCGAAAGCGCCCGTGCTGAAGCCAAGCAGTTCCGCGCCTTGCGAGGAGAAGTTACTGTTCTATCCCGTGATATTTCCAAAATAATCACACTCGCCCTTGAAGAAGGGCGAGCAGGGGATTGGGAAAGCTATTTGCTTTGCTATCAGTCTTTTTGCAAAACGCGCACAAGAATGAAATTCAGCAGCGATATGCAAATTCTCGCAGAGGAGCTGCGCGCACTGCTGTCAAAGGTGGAAAATGATTATCTTTCAAGCCTTTCTGAGGAAGAAATGAGCGGCAATGATCGTCAAAATGAGCGTCATCAACAGAATTCAAAATCAGAACTACAATTTGATAAAAGCGGCTATGAACATAAAACAGCGGAGCAGGTATCACCTCCCCTCGACCAACGCAGATTGGCTGTAAGCCTGAAAAGGTTGAAAACGCTTTGCCCACAAATCAACGATTACGCCAAAGATGGGATTTCTGAATGGAGCGATTTGATCAGGGCGGCTGACACTGTGAGGACGATGTTGGGCATCTCCCCTGATGCCTGGTTGAAGGCGAAACAAGCAATGGGTGAACAGGCCGCCGCAATTACAGTTTCGGTCATGCTTGAACGCGCCGAAGCAATTCGTTCCGCAGGCGGTTATCTCCGGACATTGACCGATAAGGCCGAGCAAGGGCAGTTCAGCGTTTATCCTATGCTGCAAGCGCTCGAGAAAAACCTGCCGCGTAGCCAATCTTAA